The following proteins are encoded in a genomic region of Lytechinus variegatus isolate NC3 chromosome 7, Lvar_3.0, whole genome shotgun sequence:
- the LOC121418070 gene encoding dual specificity testis-specific protein kinase 2-like, with product MADISMSAQRKRRAQRMANRPRRLAQGPVSDHGDEILQAIELVKAKQEAEAYPGGDFLETKDQETHTSEKSTSIVSHCDSQSAPQTSVHENKSVDEEVIKMLQTSVTCQTLKLNDLSTFDMGWTVKSLVTLVEIGRGSYGRVLLARHRSTGVPLAVKEPSWSDDFMSPGEMVEELKATRTRATKEALIQQLLSGSPYFPKFWGTLDLGNELCQAVEFIGCKKTGTGYPLHAPPRLSVSNVVKIAEDIVKGMKEFHDHGLLHNDLKNDNVLLEKRGKRYNAVVIDFGMASTMTAPAKMVGVTKELKMAYVHGGEADYIAPEVVLDEQPTSVASDVFSIGRIFSDMGEIFEDLHSPVVRTLTKIGSECMANDPDHRPSLDTIQTQIDKLQRPSRWRRVKRWFAKKLHLRRK from the exons atggcagACATCAGTATGTCAGCTCAGAGAAAACGAAGAGCTCAACGCATGGCAAATCGGCCTCGACGACTAGCCCAAGGACCAGTGTCGGATCACGGTGATGAGATCCTTCAAGCCATTGAATTAGTCAAAGCTAAGCAAGAAGCTGAAGCTTACCCCGGTGGTGATTTCCTTGAGACGAAGGATCAGGAAACCCACACTTCTGAAAAATCGACCTCTATTGTAAG CCACTGTGACAGCCAGTCTGCACCACAGACATCTGTCCACGAAAACAAGAGTGTTGACGAAGAGGTCATCAAAATGCTGCAAACCAGTGTCACGTGTCAAACTCTCAAACTCAATGACCTCTCGACCTTTGACATGGGATGGACTGTAAAG AGCCTGGTAACGCTCGTGGAGATTGGGCGGGGCAGCTACGGTCGTGTCCTTCTAGCACGTCATCGCTCTACAGGCGTCCCTCTTGCCGTCAAAGAACCGTCTTGGTCAGACGACTTTATGTCGCCCGGTGAAATGGTTGAAGAACTCAAGGCAACAAGGACCAGAGCTACAAAGGAGGCACTGATCCAACAGTTGTTGTCAGGAAGTCCCTACTTTCCAAAGTTCTGGGGTACACTAGACCTCGGAAACGAACTCTGCCAGGCCGTCGAGTTTATCGGATGCAAGAAGACAGGCACTGGCTACCCTCTCCACGCACCACCACGGCTATCAGTCAGCAACGTTGTCAAGATCGCAGAGGATATCGTCAAGGGAATGAAGGAGTTCCATGATCACGGACTTCTCCATAATGACTTGAAGAATGATAACGTGCTGTTAGAAAAACGCGGTAAGCGATACAACGCCGTCGTCATCGACTTCGGCATGGCGAGCACAATGACGGCACCAGCAAAAATGGTTGGGGTCACCAAAGAACTGAAAATGGCATATGTGCATGGAGGGGAGGCAGACTACATAGCACCTGAGGTTGTCCTGGATGAACAGCCGACATCAGTTGCTTCAGATGTGTTTTCGATCGGCCGTATCTTTTCGGATATGGGAGAGATATTCGAAG ATCTCCACTCTCCCGTGGTTCGAACACTGACCAAGATAGGATCTGAGTGCATGGCAAATGATCCTGATCACCGCCCAAGCCTTGATACCATCCAAACTCAAATCGACAAACTCCAACGGCCGAGTAGATGGAGGCGTGTCAAGCGATGGTTCGCAAAGAAACTACATCTACGCAGAAAGTAG
- the LOC121418071 gene encoding dual specificity testis-specific protein kinase 2-like: protein MADISMSAQRKRRAQRMANRPRRLAQGPVSDHGDEILQAIELVKAKQEAEAYPGGDFLETKDQETHTSEKSTSIVSHCDSQSAPQTSVHENKSVDEEVIKMLQTSVTCQTLKLNDLSTFDMGWTVKSLVTLVEIGRGSYGRVLLARHRSTGVPLAVKEPSWSDDFMSPGEMVEELKATRTRATKEALIQQLLSGSPYFPKFWGTLDLGNELCQAVEFIGCKKTGTGYPLHAPPRLSVSNVVKIAEDIVKGMKEFHDHGLLHNDLKNDNVLLEKRGKRYNAVVIDFGIASTMTAPAKLGRQTT, encoded by the exons atggcagACATCAGTATGTCAGCTCAGAGAAAACGAAGAGCTCAACGCATGGCAAATCGGCCTCGACGACTAGCCCAAGGACCAGTGTCGGATCACGGTGATGAGATCCTTCAAGCCATTGAATTAGTCAAAGCTAAGCAAGAAGCTGAAGCTTACCCCGGTGGTGATTTCCTTGAGACGAAGGATCAGGAAACCCACACTTCTGAAAAATCGACCTCTATTGTAAG CCACTGTGACAGCCAGTCTGCACCACAGACATCTGTCCACGAAAACAAGAGTGTTGACGAAGAGGTCATCAAAATGCTGCAAACCAGTGTCACGTGTCAAACTCTCAAACTCAATGACCTCTCGACCTTTGACATGGGATGGACTGTAAAG AGCCTGGTAACGCTCGTGGAGATTGGGCGGGGCAGCTACGGTCGTGTCCTTCTAGCACGTCATCGCTCTACAGGCGTCCCTCTTGCCGTCAAAGAACCGTCTTGGTCAGACGATTTTATGTCGCCCGGTGAAATGGTTGAAGAACTCAAGGCAACAAGGACCAGAGCTACAAAGGAGGCACTGATCCAACAGTTGTTGTCAGGAAGTCCCTACTTTCCAAAGTTCTGGGGTACACTAGACCTCGGAAACGAACTCTGCCAGGCCGTCGAGTTTATCGGATGCAAGAAGACAGGCACTGGCTACCCTCTCCACGCACCACCACGGCTATCAGTCAGCAACGTTGTCAAGATCGCAGAGGATATCGTCAAGGGAATGAAGGAGTTCCATGATCACGGACTTCTCCATAATGACTTGAAGAATGATAACGTGCTGTTAGAAAAACGCGGTAAGCGATACAACGCCGTCGTCATCGACTTCGGCATAGCGAGCACAATGACGGCACCAGCAAAACTG GGGAGGCAGACTACATAG
- the LOC121418148 gene encoding uncharacterized protein LOC121418148 — protein MAYVHGGEADYIAPEVVLDEQPTSVASDVFSIGRIFSDMGEIFEDLHSPVVRTLTKIGSECMANDPDHRPSLDTIQTQIDKLQRPSRWRRVKRWFAKKLHLRRK, from the exons ATGGCATATGTGCATGGAGGGGAGGCAGACTACATAGCACCTGAGGTTGTCCTGGATGAACAGCCGACATCAGTTGCTTCAGATGTGTTTTCGATCGGCCGTATCTTTTCGGATATGGGAGAGATATTCGAAG ATCTCCACTCTCCCGTGGTTCGAACACTGACCAAGATAGGATCTGAGTGCATGGCAAATGATCCTGATCACCGCCCAAGCCTTGATACCATCCAAACTCAAATCGACAAACTCCAACGGCCGAGTAGATGGAGGCGTGTCAAGCGATGGTTCGCAAAGAAACTACATCTACGCAGAAAGTAG
- the LOC121418072 gene encoding dual specificity testis-specific protein kinase 2-like: MADISMSAQRKRRAQRMANRPRRLAQGPVSDHGDEILQAIELVKAKQEAEAYPGGDFLETKDQETHTSEKSTSIVSHCDSQSAPQTSVHENKSVDEEVIKMLQTSVTCQTLKLNDLSTFDMGWTVKSLVTLVEIGRGSYGRVLLARHRSTGVPLAVKEPSWSDDFMSPGEMVEELKATRTRATKEALIQQLLSGSPHFPKFWGTLDLGNELCQAVEFIGCKKTGTGYPLHAPPRLSVSNVVKIAEDIVKGMKEFHDHGLLHNDLKNDNVLLEKRGKRYNAVVIDFGMASTMTAPAKMVGVTKELKMAYVHGGEADYIAPEVVLDEQPTSVASDVFSIGRIFSDMGEIFEDLHSPVVRTLTKIGSECMANDPDHRPSLDTIQTQIDKLQRPSRWRRVKRWFAKKLHLGRK; encoded by the exons atggcagACATCAGTATGTCAGCTCAGAGAAAACGAAGAGCTCAACGCATGGCAAATCGGCCTCGACGACTAGCCCAAGGACCAGTGTCGGATCACGGTGATGAGATCCTTCAAGCCATTGAATTAGTCAAAGCTAAGCAAGAAGCTGAAGCTTACCCCGGTGGTGATTTCCTTGAGACGAAGGATCAGGAAACCCACACTTCTGAAAAATCGACCTCTATTGTAAG CCACTGTGACAGCCAGTCTGCACCACAGACATCTGTCCACGAAAACAAGAGTGTTGACGAAGAGGTCATCAAAATGCTGCAAACCAGTGTCACGTGTCAAACTCTCAAACTCAATGACCTCTCGACCTTTGACATGGGATGGACTGTAAAG AGCCTGGTAACGCTCGTGGAGATTGGGCGGGGCAGCTACGGTCGTGTCCTTCTAGCACGTCATCGCTCTACAGGCGTCCCTCTTGCCGTCAAAGAACCGTCTTGGTCAGACGACTTTATGTCGCCCGGTGAAATGGTTGAAGAACTCAAGGCAACAAGGACCAGAGCTACAAAGGAGGCACTGATCCAACAGTTGTTGTCAGGAAGTCCCCACTTTCCAAAGTTCTGGGGTACACTAGACCTCGGAAACGAACTCTGCCAGGCCGTCGAGTTTATCGGATGCAAGAAGACAGGCACTGGCTACCCTCTCCACGCACCACCACGGCTATCAGTCAGCAACGTTGTCAAGATCGCAGAGGATATCGTCAAGGGAATGAAGGAGTTCCATGATCACGGACTTCTCCATAATGACTTGAAGAATGATAACGTGCTGTTAGAAAAACGCGGTAAGCGATACAACGCCGTCGTCATCGACTTCGGCATGGCGAGCACAATGACGGCACCAGCAAAAATGGTTGGGGTCACCAAAGAACTGAAAATGGCATATGTGCATGGAGGGGAGGCAGACTACATAGCACCTGAGGTTGTCCTGGATGAACAGCCCACATCAGTTGCTTCAGATGTGTTTTCGATCGGCCGTATCTTTTCGGATATGGGAGAGATATTCGAAG ATCTCCACTCTCCCGTGGTTCGAACACTGACCAAGATAGGATCTGAGTGCATGGCAAATGATCCTGATCACCGCCCAAGCCTTGATACCATCCAAACTCAAATCGACAAACTCCAACGGCCGAGTAGATGGAGGCGTGTCAAGCGATGGTTCGCAAAGAAACTACATCTAGGCAGAAAGTAG
- the LOC121418073 gene encoding dual specificity testis-specific protein kinase 2-like has product MADISMSAQRKRRAQRMANRPRRLAQGPVSDHGDEILQAIELVKAKQEAEAYPGGDFLETKDQETHTSEKSTSIVSHCDSQSAPQTSVHENKSVDEEVIKMLQTSVTCQTLKLNDLSTFDMGWTVKSLVTLVEIGRGSYGRVLLARHRSTGVPLAVKEPSWSDDFMSPGEMVEELKATRTRATKEALIQQLLSGSPYFPKFWGTLDLGNELCQAVEFIGCKKTGTGYPLHAPPRLSVSNVVKIAEDIVKGMKEFHDHGLLHNDLKNDNVLLEKRGKRYNAVVIDFGMASTMTAPAKMVGVTKELKMAYVHGGEADYIAPEVVLDEQPTSVASDVFSIGRIFSDMGEIFEDLHSPVVRTLTKIGSECMANDPDHRPSLDTIQTQIDKLQRPSRWRRVKRWFAKKLHLRRK; this is encoded by the exons atggcagACATCAGTATGTCAGCTCAGAGAAAACGAAGAGCTCAACGCATGGCAAATCGGCCTCGACGACTAGCCCAAGGACCGGTGTCGGATCACGGTGATGAGATCCTTCAAGCCATTGAATTAGTCAAAGCTAAGCAAGAAGCTGAAGCTTACCCCGGTGGTGATTTCCTTGAGACGAAGGATCAGGAAACCCACACTTCTGAAAAATCGACCTCTATTGTAAG CCACTGTGACAGCCAGTCTGCACCACAGACATCTGTCCACGAAAACAAGAGTGTTGACGAAGAGGTCATCAAAATGCTGCAAACCAGTGTCACGTGTCAAACTCTCAAACTCAATGACCTCTCGACCTTTGACATGGGATGGACTGTAAAG AGCCTGGTAACGCTCGTGGAGATTGGGCGGGGCAGCTACGGTCGTGTCCTTCTAGCACGTCATCGCTCTACAGGCGTCCCTCTTGCCGTCAAAGAACCGTCTTGGTCAGACGACTTTATGTCGCCCGGTGAAATGGTTGAAGAACTCAAGGCAACAAGGACCAGAGCTACAAAGGAGGCACTGATCCAACAGTTGTTGTCAGGAAGTCCCTACTTTCCAAAGTTCTGGGGTACACTAGACCTCGGAAACGAACTCTGCCAGGCCGTCGAGTTTATCGGATGCAAGAAGACAGGCACTGGCTACCCTCTCCACGCACCGCCACGGCTATCAGTCAGCAACGTTGTCAAGATCGCAGAGGATATCGTCAAGGGAATGAAGGAGTTCCATGATCACGGACTTCTCCATAATGACTTGAAGAATGATAACGTGCTGTTAGAAAAACGCGGTAAGCGATACAACGCCGTCGTCATCGACTTCGGCATGGCGAGCACAATGACGGCACCAGCAAAAATGGTTGGGGTCACCAAAGAACTGAAAATGGCATATGTGCATGGAGGGGAGGCAGACTACATAGCACCTGAGGTTGTCCTGGATGAACAGCCCACATCAGTTGCTTCAGATGTGTTTTCGATCGGCCGTATCTTTTCGGATATGGGAGAGATATTCGAAG ATCTCCACTCTCCCGTGGTTCGAACACTGACCAAGATAGGATCTGAGTGCATGGCAAATGATCCTGATCACCGCCCAAGCCTTGATACCATCCAAACTCAAATCGACAAACTCCAACGGCCGAGTAGATGGAGGCGTGTCAAGCGATGGTTCGCAAAGAAACTACATCTACGCAGAAAGTAG